In Akkermansia muciniphila ATCC BAA-835, the genomic stretch GAACCAGTTTAATGAACTCCCTGAAGCTTTGAAAGAAAGAGGGTGGGAGATTCAGGAATTCATAGAAGAGTCCGGCTTGTGGCTGGCTGTTTCCGAGGAAGGAAGCGGAAAGTTTTCAGATATTTTTATCCCGTGGATTGAATGTCCCTACGGGAAAGTTGGCGACCGTTTGTGGGTGCAGGAGGAGATTTGCCATAATAGCCGTTCTGGATGGCTTTATTCTGCTGATGGCGTTTGTTTGCCAATGTCATATCCAGACGGATGGATATTAGAAGATGCCCGCAGGCAGTTTATTCCTTCGATCCACATGCCGCGTTGGGCTTCCCGGATTTTACTGGAAATTACGGAAATCAGAGTTGAGCGGCTTTTGGACATTACGACGAACGATGCACGGATGGAGGGCATTGAATGCGTCTGGAACGATGAAGAAACGGATGCCTGTTTATGGAGGGATTACTCGGGAAAATCTGCGGGGTTGGCTTTTGCCCGGTTATCTTTCTTTTCCTTGTGGGAAAAAATAAAGGGAACCGGTTCCGTTGAACTGAATCCGTGGGTATGGGTTATTAAGTTCAATGTGTTAACTATCAACGGAAATATCAAATAAAGAATGTTAATGTCCTTTGTGAAGAACAAAATAAGAATATGTCTTTTACAGAGGGGGCGCCCACTAAGCGGAGGGAATAGCTTCCGTTGCAATTCAGATAAAATCCGCGTGATGTAGTCAACTCCGTTTTATCATAAAAAAAGCGCCTTCCGGCAAGGGAAGGCGCTGGATATGAAAAGGTGAAAAAGAGGGGGGGGTTACATCCCCTTGTTTTTCATGGCTTCCGCCAGGGCGGCACCCATCTGAGCCGGTGTCTTGGCAACTACAATACCGGCGTTCTTCAGGGCTTCCTGCTTAGCGGCGGCAGTACCTTTGCCTCCGGCAACGATGGCTCCTGCATGGCCCATGCGGCGGCCCTTGGGCGCCGTGGCTCCTGCGATGAACGCGGCAACAGGTTTTTTGCAGTTGTTCTTGATCCATTCAGCAGCTTCTTCTTCTTCGGAACCGCCGATTTCGCCAATCATGATGAAGGCGTCCGTGTTCGGGTCTTCCGTGAAGAATTGCACGGCCTGCTGCTGGGTCATGCCATGGACAGGGTCGCCGCCGATGCCGATGCACATGCTCTGGCCAAGGCCCATGTTGGTAACCTGCCAGACGGCTTCATAGGTAAGCGTTCCGGAACGGGAGACAATACCGATTCTGCCGGGTTTGAAAATGTAGGCCGGCATGATGCCGATCTTGCAGTTGGCGGAAGGATTGACAATTCCTGGGCAGTTCGGGCCGATGAGAGTCACGTCCTTGTCCTTCAGGAAAGTTTTCACCTTCTGCATGTCCTGCACAGGAATACCTTCCGTGATGCAGACGATGAGCTTCACGCCCGCGTCCGCGGCTTCCATGATGGCGTCCGCAGCGAAGGGTGGGGGAACGAAGATCATGGAGGCGTTGCAGTCCGTGGCCTTTTTGGCTTCCGCTACAGTATCGAAGACGGGGACCTTGCCTTCAAAGAGCTGGCCGCCCTTGCCGGGGGTCACGCCGGCGACGACGTTGGTGCCGAAGTCCATGCAGTTTTTGGCGTGGAATGCGCCGGCGCTGCCGGTGATGCCTTGCACGACCAGACGAGTGTTCTTGTCAATGAGAGATGTCATTGTCGTAATAAATAGTGAGGGTTATTTGACTGCTGCCACCGCTTTCTGGGCGGCTTCGTCCAGGTTGTCGGCAGGGATGATGGCGATGCCGCTGTCTGCGAGGATTTTCTTGCCGATTTCCACGTTGGTGCCTTCCAGGCGGACGACGAGCGGGATTTTCATGTCGATGTTTTTCGCCGCGGCCACAATGCCCTGGGCGATGACGTCACAGCGCATGATGCCGCCGAAGATATTGACCAGAAGGGCCTTCACATTCTTGTCGCTGGTGAGGATGCGGAACGCATTAGTTACCATTTCCTCCGTGGCGGAACCGCCTACGTCCAGGAAGTTGGCGGGTTCTCCGCCGTAGTATTTGATGATGTCCATCGTGGCCATGGCCAGGCCGGCGCCGTTCACCATGCAGCCAATGTTGCCGTCCAGGCCGATGTAGTTCAGGTCGTACTTGCCGGCTTCCACTTCACGGGGGTCTTCTTCAGTTTCATCCCGCATTTCCATGATTTCCGGGTGGCGATACAGGGCGTTGTCGTCAAAATTGAATTTGGCGTCCAGGGCACACACGCGGTCATCTGTGGTGACTACCAGGGGGTTGATTTCCACCAGGGAGCAGTCCAGAGCGGTGAAAAGCTTGTAAACGTTGGTGATAAGCTTGGTGGCCTGGCGGAGCAGGGGGCCGGTCAGTTCCAGCGCCACGGCGATTTTGAGAGCCTGGAAAGGCAGGATGCCCAGCGCCGGATTAATGTGTTCGCGGATAATGGCTTCCGGGCGGGTGGCGGCCACTTCTTCAATGTCCATGCCGCCTTCCGTACTGGCCACGATAACGGGGCATTCCCGGGCGCGGTCCTGAAGGATAGCGAAGTAGCATTCCTTTTTGAGATCCACGGCTTCCGCCACCATGATTTTGCTGACCAGCTTGCCGGCTTCCCCGGTTTGCTTGGTGACCAGAACCTGGTTGAGCATTTTGCCGGCAACTTCTTCCACTTCTTCCACGGACTTGACGACGTGGACGCCTCCCTTAAAGCCGTTTTTGAAGGTGCCTTTACCACGGCCGCCAGCGTGTACCTGTGCCTTAACTACGTATTGGGAGAGGCCCATGTTCCGGGCCGTTTGTGCTGCTTCCTGAGCTGTGGAGGCGGCAATGCCCTTGGGGGTTGCCACGCCAAAACGCTCAAAGAGTTGTTTTGCTTGATATTCGTGAATGTTCATGACAGTGGGCCGTTTGGCCAAATGTTTGCGGAAGAAAGGCTAGGCCTATTTTTGGTGTCGGTCAAGGGAGAATGGTTTGGTCTTTTGATTTTTTGTCCGGAGGCGCCGTGAAGCCCTGTTGGAAATCAAAGAGGACAGAAGGCTTGACTGCGTGCTTAAAGATTGGGAAACTTCCTTTCCGTTTTTCTGTAGAGACCTTTTATGAAAATTTACCGTCCTTCCGATACCTGCTTTGACGAGATGAAGCGCCGGATGAACCGCCGCGCACTCCCGGAGGATTCCGTAAGGGATACCGTGAACGCTATTATCCGGGATGTTTCCGTGCGCGGAGATGAAGCCCTGTTTGATTATGCCGCCAGATTTGACAAGGCGCATCTGGATTCTTCCTCCCTGTTCGTAACGGAGGCAGAACTGGCGGAAGCGGAGGCCATGGTGGAGGAGTCTGTGAAGGAGGCCATTGCCGTTTCTCTGGCAAACATCCATTATTTTTCAGACCGCAGCCGCAGGCGGGACTGGTCCGGCGTGAATGCGCAGGGCGTGGAGGTAGCGGAGCGGTTCCTTCCGTACGACCGTGTGGGCATTTATATCCCCGGAGGAAAGGCTCCCCTGGTATCTACTTCCATCATGACGGGCGGTTTTGCTCAGGCCGCCGGCGTGCGGGAGATTGTGGCCGCCACGCCCTGCGGGCCGGACGGCCGGGTGAATCCCGCGCTTTTGTATGCGCTGAAAGCCTCCGGCGCAACGGAGATTGTCAAGATAGGGGGAGCCCAGGCGATAGCCGCCCTTGCGCTGGGGACGGAGAGCGTGAGACCGGTGGAGAAGATTTTTGGCCCCGGCAACCGTTTTGTGGTGGAGGCCAAGCGTCAGTTGGTGGGGGCCGTTGCCATTGATTTGCTGCCCGGCCCCAGTGAAGTAATGGTGCTGGCAGATGATACTGCGGATGCGGAGTTCCTTGCTGCCGACCTGCTGGCGCAGGGCGAGCATGGCCCGGACAGCGTAGTTGTTTTTGTCACCACATCGAAAGCGTTATTGGAGCAGGTGGAGGCGGAAGTGGAACGCCAGGCCGCCCTGCTGAGCCGCGGGTCCATCATCCGGGAGGTGCTGGACAAGCATGCCTACGGTTTTCTGGTTTCTTCCATTCAGGAAGGGGTGGAACTGGTTAATGCTTTTGCGCCGGAACATTTGGTGCTCGTCACGAGGGATGAAGAAGCCGTGCTGAATGGCATCAGGACGGCGGGAGCCATTTACGCAGGCTCCCTTTCTACTGTAGCCTGCGGGGATTTTCTGGCGGGTCCCAGCCATACGCTGCCTACCGGCGGCGCCGGCAAGTCTTTTTCCGGCTTGCGGGCGGATCAGTTCCAGCGCCGCACCAGCGTGGTGCGCATGGACCGGAATGCCGTGCTGAACTCCGCCCCGTATGTGGCAGAGTTCGCCCGGGTGGAGGGGCTGGACGCCCACAACCACTCCATTCAGGTTCGCGCCGCCCGTGTGGACCGGTAATTCCGGATTTTTCCAATTCTCTCCATGATGCAACAGCGGGGAACCAGGGAACGGTTGCCAATTGCAGCAGGTCTCCTTATTGCCGGACATGGCGATATGGGCGTTTCCCGGCATCATGGGGGTGGAGTGACGTCGTCTGTTGAGAGCATGGTAACCGGCTTGCCGATTCATTTGCGAGATTTGTCGGGATGGAACGCTCATCGGATGGGAGGTTTCATCCATTTGCTCGAAAATCCCGCGTAATCGTTTCACCGCATTTCTCATGTTCAAGTCCCTCATCCGCACGTTTGCCATTGTGGCGGCCTTCATCGCGGGGTACATGATGCCCGGTCTGCATGTGTACAGTTGGATGTTCAAGTGGATGCTGATTGTGATGCTGTTCGTAACCTTTCTGGGCATCCGCTTCAAACGCATGAAGCCGGAACGGGCTCACTGGCTCCTGACGGGGGCTAATCTGATGGTCGCCTTGGCGGCATGGGGTGTGTGCCGCCTTGTTTTTGGGGATGGGTATCTGGCACAGGCCGCTTTTTTCGTAGGTATCATGCCTACAGCCACGGCGGCTCCCGTGGTGATGGGGTTGCTGGGCGGCAGCGTGGAGTTTATGCTGACCGCCCTTTTGCTGATTAACGGTATTATCTGCGCCCTGCTGCCTTTCATCCTGCCGGCGGTTGTTGGGCGGGGCGGTTTTGAGATTTATCTGAACGTGGCCCAGAATATTTCCTTGGTCATGTTGCTTCCCCTGGCGCTGGCGCTGGCGGCGCGGCGTTTTTATCCGCGCGCCATTGCCTGGCCCAGGAAGTTGAAAGACGTCACTTTTGGCATTTGGGTGGTGATTCTGGTTTTGATAGCCGCAAACGCCTCTTATGATATTTCCTCCCGTGAGGGCATTTCGGAACGTGTTTTGGAACAGATTGGCGTGATGGCCTTGCTGGTTTGCGGGTTCAATTTCGGGTTGGGATATTTGCTGGGGGGGCGCACGCGCGCTGCGGAGTGCAGCCAGGCATTAGGGCAGAAGAATACCACCCTGTCCATTTATCTGGCTTTGACGTATGCCAGCCCCATTGCCGCTCTGGGCCCCACGTTTTATGTACTGTGGCATAATTTATGGAATGCCTGGCAGTTGTACCGCGTGTCCGAACGAAAGCGCAGGGATGGATGAGGAAGGGGGGGCATCCGGTTCGGCGGAAGTCCCCGGCAGAATTATGGGGATTTCCATGGTCGGAAAAACGGGAGGGAGGGTTCTTTTGAGCCGGTTCCAAGTGACGGCTGGCAGATTGTTGAAGGTTCTTTTTTATCCACTTTCAGGAAAGGCAGAGGATTCCTTCCCGTGCAAAAAGCTTGAAATTCGGAGAACGCCCGGTAACGTTATGCACTTGTTATGCAGGCGTCTTCTCCTTTGCCCCCTCTGTCCCCGCGTACCAAGTGGCTGATTGCCCTGTGCTTGTGCGTGCTTGTGATGTTGCTGGAGTTCCTGACGTACCACATGGCGTACCGCATCGGCTATGATGAAGGGATGCTGACTACTCCGCCGGTGGTGGTGCAGAAAAGCGATGAAAAGGCCATGCAGAATTTGTCCCGCTTCATGGCGGATGTTTTTGCTTCGCGCGAGAGCCTGGCCGGCATTCTGGACAACCGGGAGGAACGCCTTGCATGGATCAGGGATCCGGAACTGCGGACAGAAACTGCCTGGGGTCTCACCCGTGAGCTGATTAGCCGGGGTGGCGTCGTTCTTGCTCTTCCTGCGGCCAGGGAATTAATTGACGCCGGATACGCCGCCGGGCACTATCGGGTATGGGCTCCCCGTGCGGATGCCGTGGCAAAGGCTCTGTTGGCGGAGCACCAGTACACTTCCGCTTACGATTATTTGAAAACCGCTGAGGAGGGATATGAGAAGGAAGGAATGGCCGAGCCGCTGGTGCGGACGCTCCAGACCATGAGTTCCATTGACCAGATGCTGAACAGGAATGAACAGGCTAATATGTTGCTCCAGCGTGCGGTGGATGCCGCCGCGCATCTGGGGCCGGATGCCCTCCCTGTCAGGTCCAGGCTTTTAGCCGCCCAGGGAAGGCTGGCACGTACTACGGGACGCATTCCTGAATCGCGCGAGTATTTCAAGAAGGCTCTGGCTCTTTGTCCTCAGCCGGACAAGACCACTGGAGACCTGGCCCTGGCCAGCATCAGCATGGGGGAGGCCATGCTGGAAGCCGGCAGGAAGGATGAGGCACGGGAATTGTTTTTAAAGGGCCTTTCCGGTTCGGAAAATGCCTCTTACCTGTTGAACGACTGCCTCAATGCCCTGCGCGGCCTGGCCCGTATTTCTACGGAGCAGGGGAATTATGAGGAGGCCCTGGCTTATCTTTACCAGGCGGAAGGCGCTGCCCGCGGCGTGCTGCCGGCGGACCATGCCTTTTGGGCCGGGTTGTATGATCAGAGGGGGTGGGTCAACATCTTGCGCAAGGCCTCTCCGGAAGCCCGGGCGGATTTTTTAAAGGCCATTGCCAACAGCTCGGCTTCTCCCGTCATTTCCGCCCAGTCCCGCGAAGGGCTGGGCAAGGCATGGCTGGATGCCGGGGAGGGGGGCAAGGCCAGGGAGAACCTGGAAAAGGCTCTTCAGTTGCGGAAGTCCCATTTCGCCTCGGATCTTCTGTCCCTGGGCCGCGTATATTATTCCCTGGGGCTTGCCAGCGATATGGCGGGGGACAGGGAGGGCGCCCTGATTGCCTATGCCGGAGCGGTGGATTCCCTGCTGAAATGCGTGGAGGGGGCGGAACGCAGGGATTTGCTGGTTCAGTCTTATTTATGTAAGGCGTACGCTCTGTGTG encodes the following:
- the sucD gene encoding succinate--CoA ligase subunit alpha; the encoded protein is MTSLIDKNTRLVVQGITGSAGAFHAKNCMDFGTNVVAGVTPGKGGQLFEGKVPVFDTVAEAKKATDCNASMIFVPPPFAADAIMEAADAGVKLIVCITEGIPVQDMQKVKTFLKDKDVTLIGPNCPGIVNPSANCKIGIMPAYIFKPGRIGIVSRSGTLTYEAVWQVTNMGLGQSMCIGIGGDPVHGMTQQQAVQFFTEDPNTDAFIMIGEIGGSEEEEAAEWIKNNCKKPVAAFIAGATAPKGRRMGHAGAIVAGGKGTAAAKQEALKNAGIVVAKTPAQMGAALAEAMKNKGM
- the sucC gene encoding ADP-forming succinate--CoA ligase subunit beta — its product is MNIHEYQAKQLFERFGVATPKGIAASTAQEAAQTARNMGLSQYVVKAQVHAGGRGKGTFKNGFKGGVHVVKSVEEVEEVAGKMLNQVLVTKQTGEAGKLVSKIMVAEAVDLKKECYFAILQDRARECPVIVASTEGGMDIEEVAATRPEAIIREHINPALGILPFQALKIAVALELTGPLLRQATKLITNVYKLFTALDCSLVEINPLVVTTDDRVCALDAKFNFDDNALYRHPEIMEMRDETEEDPREVEAGKYDLNYIGLDGNIGCMVNGAGLAMATMDIIKYYGGEPANFLDVGGSATEEMVTNAFRILTSDKNVKALLVNIFGGIMRCDVIAQGIVAAAKNIDMKIPLVVRLEGTNVEIGKKILADSGIAIIPADNLDEAAQKAVAAVK
- the hisD gene encoding histidinol dehydrogenase codes for the protein MKIYRPSDTCFDEMKRRMNRRALPEDSVRDTVNAIIRDVSVRGDEALFDYAARFDKAHLDSSSLFVTEAELAEAEAMVEESVKEAIAVSLANIHYFSDRSRRRDWSGVNAQGVEVAERFLPYDRVGIYIPGGKAPLVSTSIMTGGFAQAAGVREIVAATPCGPDGRVNPALLYALKASGATEIVKIGGAQAIAALALGTESVRPVEKIFGPGNRFVVEAKRQLVGAVAIDLLPGPSEVMVLADDTADAEFLAADLLAQGEHGPDSVVVFVTTSKALLEQVEAEVERQAALLSRGSIIREVLDKHAYGFLVSSIQEGVELVNAFAPEHLVLVTRDEEAVLNGIRTAGAIYAGSLSTVACGDFLAGPSHTLPTGGAGKSFSGLRADQFQRRTSVVRMDRNAVLNSAPYVAEFARVEGLDAHNHSIQVRAARVDR
- a CDS encoding bile acid:sodium symporter family protein translates to MFKSLIRTFAIVAAFIAGYMMPGLHVYSWMFKWMLIVMLFVTFLGIRFKRMKPERAHWLLTGANLMVALAAWGVCRLVFGDGYLAQAAFFVGIMPTATAAPVVMGLLGGSVEFMLTALLLINGIICALLPFILPAVVGRGGFEIYLNVAQNISLVMLLPLALALAARRFYPRAIAWPRKLKDVTFGIWVVILVLIAANASYDISSREGISERVLEQIGVMALLVCGFNFGLGYLLGGRTRAAECSQALGQKNTTLSIYLALTYASPIAALGPTFYVLWHNLWNAWQLYRVSERKRRDG
- a CDS encoding tetratricopeptide repeat protein; the encoded protein is MQASSPLPPLSPRTKWLIALCLCVLVMLLEFLTYHMAYRIGYDEGMLTTPPVVVQKSDEKAMQNLSRFMADVFASRESLAGILDNREERLAWIRDPELRTETAWGLTRELISRGGVVLALPAARELIDAGYAAGHYRVWAPRADAVAKALLAEHQYTSAYDYLKTAEEGYEKEGMAEPLVRTLQTMSSIDQMLNRNEQANMLLQRAVDAAAHLGPDALPVRSRLLAAQGRLARTTGRIPESREYFKKALALCPQPDKTTGDLALASISMGEAMLEAGRKDEARELFLKGLSGSENASYLLNDCLNALRGLARISTEQGNYEEALAYLYQAEGAARGVLPADHAFWAGLYDQRGWVNILRKASPEARADFLKAIANSSASPVISAQSREGLGKAWLDAGEGGKARENLEKALQLRKSHFASDLLSLGRVYYSLGLASDMAGDREGALIAYAGAVDSLLKCVEGAERRDLLVQSYLCKAYALCDGEQWKEAAEAFEAVLPMLEGEQRSENYKQLGRCYDELGMKEKADDCWKESGFPRVRMASPGRRPSVNSRSSRR